One segment of Rosa chinensis cultivar Old Blush chromosome 6, RchiOBHm-V2, whole genome shotgun sequence DNA contains the following:
- the LOC121049937 gene encoding putative F-box protein At5g66830 produces the protein MVKIKDPNYLKLRKVFDELQKVIDGIINSRRRWSELPTDLVELILKKLIPSEFDLLGFRDILRSKLVCHSWRSVAKSCSSYAPLCQTPWLLLHQNNRSSLFDPAERKVYKIRNVYENFPCARCVGSSHGWMIIFYEDIHSQESMAHLFNPISRSSIPLPGIQTLQSYRISKGIISSNPFTNKNFFVVVACHGGLAFYKHEDKSWTKFNDALSHLYDDIMFYNDKLFALAMESLEVWDCSGSSPIKTVHLQDSVSHIPVDHTYLVESLGEILRVGKGGRGCEENSIYYGTSDCVTHCGQEIGIYNLQYNMKTVWIPSEYALGYVYGGLFPTSDQLTLSVDFYRWEFIPIGICILGGRQS, from the exons ATGGTGAAGATCAAGGATCCCAATTACTTGAAACTTCGTAAAGTGTTCGATGAGCTCCAAAAAGTTATTGATGGAATCATCAACAGCAGAAGGAGGTGGTCCGAGCTCCCGACTGACCTTGTAGAATTGATCTTGAAAAAGCTTATACCTTCTGAATTCGACCTCCTTGGCTTTAGAGACATCCTTCGCTCTAAACTCGTTTGTCATTCTTGGAGAAGTGTTGCAAAATCTTGTAGCTCTTACGCTCCTTTGTGTCAAACCCCATGGCTTCTGCTTCATCAGAATAACAGATCCTCCCTTTTTGATCCAGCAGAAAGAAAGGTTTACAAAATCAGGAATGTCTATGAGAATTTTCCTTGTGCCAGGTGTGTCGGTTCATCACATGGGTGGATGATCATATTCTACGAAGACATACATTCCCAAGAGTCAATGGCACATCTTTTTAATCCAATTTCAAGAAGTAGCATTCCACTTCCAGGCATTCAGACTCTTCAAAGTTACCGTATTTCTAAAGGTATTATTTCCTCCAATCCATTTACCAACAAAAACTTTTTTGTGGTAGTGGCATGTCATGGAGGACTTGCATTCTATAAACATGAAGACAAATCATGGACTAAGTTCAATGATGCTCTTAGCCATCTCTATGACGATATTATGTTTTACAATGACAAGCTATTTGCATTGGCTATGGAGTCACTTGAGGTCTGGGACTGTAGTGGATCCTCTCCTATAAAGACCGTGCATCTTCAAGACTCTGTTTCTCACATACCAGTTGATCATACCTATTTGGTGGAGTCATTGGGCGAGATCTTACGTGTGGGAAAAGGTGGACGAG GATGtgaagaaaactcaatctactACGGAACGAGTGATTGTGTCACACATTGTGGTCAAGAAATTGGAATATACAACCTTCAATACAACATG AAAACTGTGTGGATACCATCTGAATATGCACTTGGTTATGTATATGGTGGGTTG TTTCCTACCTCTGATCAGCTTACATTATCTGTTGATTTCTATAGGTGGGAATTCATTCCAATTGGCATTTGCATTCTGGGGGGGAGGCAATCCTGA